One genomic segment of Mesoterricola silvestris includes these proteins:
- a CDS encoding ferredoxin, with product MAITKVWIEEGCIVCNACDAECPDVFLVTDTTCVIKGDVREDGLETENRDEMSSLKGEFQDSMEAGIEAAAAGCPVEVIKFEKA from the coding sequence ATGGCCATCACCAAGGTTTGGATCGAAGAAGGTTGCATCGTGTGCAACGCCTGCGACGCGGAATGCCCCGACGTCTTCCTCGTCACCGACACCACCTGCGTCATCAAGGGCGATGTGCGCGAGGACGGCCTCGAGACCGAGAACCGCGACGAGATGAGCTCCCTCAAGGGCGAGTTCCAGGACTCCATGGAAGCCGGCATCGAAGCCGCCGCCGCGGGCTGCCCCGTGGAAGTCATCAAGTTCGAGAAGGCCTAG